In Corynebacterium endometrii, one DNA window encodes the following:
- the aroQ gene encoding type II 3-dehydroquinate dehydratase produces MKILVLNGPNLNRLGKRQPEIYGSTTLEDVNNEVRAEAERLGLAIEFFQSNHEGELIEAVHRAADERLGVIINPGGFTHTSVALRDALAEIADGAGFVEVHISNVHARETFRQHSYLSPIARGVIAGLGTYGYRAALGYFAEQS; encoded by the coding sequence GTGAAAATTCTTGTTCTCAACGGGCCGAACTTAAACCGTTTAGGCAAACGCCAACCCGAGATCTACGGTTCCACCACCCTAGAAGACGTCAACAATGAGGTGCGGGCCGAGGCAGAGCGCCTTGGGTTGGCGATAGAGTTTTTCCAGTCCAACCATGAGGGGGAACTCATTGAAGCGGTGCATCGCGCGGCCGATGAGCGGCTGGGCGTCATCATCAACCCCGGTGGATTCACTCACACCTCCGTGGCCCTCCGCGATGCACTGGCCGAGATTGCCGATGGGGCCGGATTCGTCGAGGTGCACATATCCAACGTCCACGCCCGCGAGACTTTCCGGCAGCATTCCTACCTAAGCCCCATTGCCCGGGGAGTCATCGCGGGTCTTGGTACTTACGGATACCGCGCGGCGCTGGGGTATTTCGCGGAACAAAGCTAG
- the aroB gene encoding 3-dehydroquinate synthase, translating to MSTVIAVNGPAPYEVTIGRGLTESIVERVASLGISKVGIVHQPVLAAPARQIAKECEVRNIHVELLSVPDAEACKSLDVVANLWDRLGDAGFGRKDAIIGLGGGATTDLAGFVAATWMRGIKVIQVPTTLLAMVDAAVGGKTGINTAAGKNLVGSFHEPDSVFIDLDRLRTLPEEEIIAGSAEIIKTGFIHDPVIIDHYLADPAGALDPEGILPELIARSVAVKARVVGEDLKEAGLRETLNYGHTFGHSVELRENYTWRHGNAVAVGMMFIAHLSHARGLIDDDLLAKHRLILDSVGLPTTYEGGHFEELYEGMTRDKKNRDGNIRFVALTGVGSTTRIEGPGMDELRAAYEAISA from the coding sequence ATGTCAACCGTCATTGCCGTCAATGGTCCGGCGCCGTATGAAGTCACTATCGGTAGAGGTTTAACTGAATCCATCGTCGAGCGGGTAGCCTCACTTGGAATATCCAAGGTTGGGATTGTCCACCAGCCTGTTTTGGCTGCGCCCGCCCGCCAAATCGCCAAAGAGTGCGAGGTGCGCAACATCCATGTTGAATTGCTGAGCGTACCCGATGCGGAGGCCTGCAAGTCCCTGGACGTCGTGGCGAACCTGTGGGACCGGCTTGGTGATGCCGGGTTTGGACGAAAGGACGCAATTATCGGCCTAGGCGGCGGAGCCACTACCGATTTGGCCGGTTTCGTCGCCGCTACGTGGATGCGCGGTATCAAGGTAATCCAGGTTCCCACAACGCTGTTGGCGATGGTCGATGCGGCGGTAGGCGGAAAGACAGGCATCAACACCGCCGCGGGAAAGAACTTGGTTGGTTCGTTCCACGAACCTGACTCGGTGTTTATCGACTTGGACCGCCTCCGCACGCTACCGGAGGAGGAAATCATTGCCGGATCGGCGGAGATCATCAAGACAGGGTTTATTCATGATCCGGTCATCATTGACCACTACCTGGCGGATCCAGCCGGTGCCCTTGACCCGGAGGGTATCCTTCCTGAGCTCATCGCTCGCTCCGTTGCGGTCAAAGCGCGCGTAGTTGGCGAGGATCTCAAGGAGGCCGGCCTGCGCGAGACCCTTAACTACGGGCACACCTTCGGCCATTCCGTGGAGCTGCGAGAGAACTATACGTGGCGCCACGGGAACGCGGTGGCGGTAGGAATGATGTTTATCGCCCATCTTTCGCACGCGCGGGGGCTCATCGATGACGACCTGCTGGCGAAGCACAGGCTCATTCTGGATTCGGTAGGCCTGCCCACGACGTATGAGGGCGGGCATTTCGAGGAGCTGTACGAAGGGATGACCCGTGACAAGAAAAACCGGGACGGCAATATCCGCTTCGTTGCGCTTACCGGGGTTGGCAGCACCACCCGAATCGAAGGCCCCGGCATGGATGAGCTACGCGCCGCCTATGAGGCGATTTCGGCTTAG
- the nusB gene encoding transcription antitermination factor NusB has translation MSESKSESKDKFKRHTARYRARRRAADILYEAESRDVDPVAIVQDRVALARDNEHGVAPIAEYTQQIVAGAAEELDVIDETIERYLSEDWELFRIPAVDRAILRVGVWELLFNPDVPKVTAVVEGVELASEYSTDAAAPYIHAVLDDVAQATSAGNPMVDAAADDSDEAPEVAVPDESGESEAATRTDLPPQGE, from the coding sequence GTGTCTGAATCCAAATCGGAATCCAAGGATAAGTTCAAGCGGCATACGGCGCGCTACCGCGCGCGGCGCCGCGCGGCTGACATCCTGTACGAAGCAGAAAGCCGGGATGTAGACCCGGTGGCTATCGTCCAAGATCGCGTCGCCCTAGCACGCGATAATGAGCACGGCGTGGCCCCGATCGCCGAATACACGCAGCAAATCGTCGCGGGCGCAGCAGAGGAACTCGATGTCATCGATGAAACCATCGAGCGTTACCTTTCGGAGGATTGGGAGTTGTTCCGCATCCCCGCAGTGGATCGCGCGATCCTGCGCGTTGGCGTATGGGAGTTGCTGTTTAACCCCGACGTGCCCAAGGTGACCGCGGTAGTGGAGGGAGTAGAGCTTGCCAGCGAGTATTCCACTGACGCTGCGGCCCCATACATCCACGCGGTGTTAGATGACGTGGCTCAGGCCACATCCGCAGGCAACCCCATGGTCGATGCCGCCGCGGATGACTCGGATGAGGCGCCAGAGGTAGCTGTGCCTGATGAGTCCGGGGAAAGTGAAGCCGCCACTAGAACGGATCTACCACCTCAGGGCGAGTAG
- a CDS encoding shikimate kinase has protein sequence MTAPDAVASQDPVKRVSRPRVVLVGPPGAGKSTIGRRLSRALNCGLVDSDQLIEEAEGRTCGEVFSQEGEPRFREIEANHVALALQSDGVVSLGGGAVLTESTRDLLHHHTVVLIDVSAEEGVRRTAEENTRPVLASADPLTHYAALIEERAPFYREVADYRARTDGRSPQQVVADILGFLETL, from the coding sequence ATGACCGCTCCAGACGCCGTGGCATCGCAGGACCCCGTCAAGCGCGTATCCCGCCCCCGAGTGGTCCTGGTTGGCCCTCCGGGTGCGGGTAAGTCCACCATCGGGCGCAGGCTTTCGCGCGCCCTAAACTGCGGCTTGGTTGATTCAGACCAGTTGATCGAGGAAGCGGAGGGCCGCACGTGCGGTGAGGTCTTCTCCCAGGAAGGAGAGCCTCGATTCCGTGAGATCGAGGCTAACCACGTCGCCCTTGCCCTGCAGTCTGACGGCGTGGTGAGTCTCGGGGGAGGGGCGGTTCTTACTGAGTCCACGCGCGACCTGCTGCACCACCATACAGTGGTGCTCATCGATGTGTCCGCCGAAGAAGGCGTCCGCCGCACCGCAGAGGAAAACACCCGCCCGGTGCTGGCCTCGGCGGATCCCCTAACGCATTACGCGGCGCTTATTGAGGAACGCGCGCCTTTCTACCGCGAGGTGGCAGATTACCGCGCCCGCACGGATGGCCGCAGTCCGCAGCAGGTGGTAGCGGACATTCTGGGATTCTTAGAAACCCTGTAA
- a CDS encoding shikimate dehydrogenase gives MPRAAVLGSPIEHSLSPVLHNAGYQALGLEDWSYTRFECEAAQLPELVDRAEEDFVGFSVTMPGKFAALEYGTEVTDRARLMGSANTLVRLENGWRADNTDTEGVAGALEELLGDRSIDRAMVIGSGGTARPAIWALGQRGVAHIDLLNRRDRRAELSNLTGTLGIHVEPATYRDNLKALARKADVVISTVPSAALDGFEEDLAQAPVLDVIYDPWPTRLITAAAADGYRTVGGHVMLACQAFSQFEQFTGHEAPRAAMFDALRNALGRTR, from the coding sequence TTGCCACGCGCAGCCGTTTTGGGCTCACCCATTGAGCATTCATTATCGCCCGTCTTGCACAACGCTGGATACCAAGCCTTGGGCCTTGAGGATTGGTCCTACACCCGCTTTGAATGCGAGGCCGCGCAGCTTCCAGAGTTAGTCGACCGGGCGGAAGAGGATTTCGTGGGTTTCTCCGTGACTATGCCGGGCAAGTTCGCCGCCCTGGAGTACGGCACCGAGGTCACCGACCGCGCGCGTCTCATGGGCTCAGCAAACACCTTGGTACGCCTGGAGAACGGATGGCGTGCGGATAATACGGATACAGAGGGGGTTGCGGGAGCTTTAGAAGAGCTACTGGGGGACCGCAGCATCGACCGGGCGATGGTGATTGGCTCCGGGGGAACGGCCCGTCCGGCGATTTGGGCGCTTGGTCAGCGCGGAGTGGCACACATCGATTTGCTCAATCGAAGGGACCGCCGCGCTGAGCTTTCCAACCTGACCGGAACCTTGGGGATTCACGTGGAACCGGCGACGTATCGCGACAATCTCAAAGCCCTCGCACGCAAGGCGGATGTAGTTATTTCAACGGTGCCGTCTGCGGCCCTGGACGGGTTTGAAGAAGACCTTGCCCAGGCGCCGGTGCTTGACGTCATCTATGACCCGTGGCCAACGAGGCTCATCACCGCGGCAGCGGCCGACGGGTACCGTACCGTAGGTGGGCATGTCATGCTGGCCTGCCAGGCGTTTAGCCAATTCGAGCAATTCACGGGCCATGAAGCGCCGCGCGCGGCGATGTTCGACGCGCTTCGAAATGCGCTTGGACGCACCCGCTAA
- a CDS encoding M24 family metallopeptidase: MSLADTRYSDRRRKLASKLAGKRVDGMVVTNLTHMQYLTGFSGSNGALYIDKALNAKVATDGRYTTQIAQQVPDVEAIIERAVGPALLSRVEGPARVGFEAEYISVSEREALEKALPEGVTLVPITGVIEDIRIIKDATELEKLTDIAELATKALVGMLEAGELAAGRTEREVAADLEFRMRIAGADRPSFDTIVASGPNSALPHYQAGDRVLEDGDLVTIDFGAHRAGFNSDMTRTFVIGTPGEFASEIYQIVKRAQEAGVRASVPGARLADVDKACRDVIEEAGYGQYFVHSTGHGVGLEVHERPAAARNAPGQLAPGMTLTIEPGIYVPGKGGVRIEDTLIITEGAPKIITNYTKELVSF, from the coding sequence ATGTCTTTAGCCGATACTCGTTACAGTGACCGCCGCCGCAAGCTTGCTTCCAAGCTTGCTGGCAAGCGCGTGGATGGCATGGTGGTAACGAATCTCACCCACATGCAGTACCTCACCGGATTTTCCGGCTCCAACGGAGCGCTCTACATAGATAAGGCGTTGAACGCAAAGGTTGCCACGGATGGCCGGTACACCACGCAAATCGCCCAGCAGGTGCCCGATGTGGAGGCAATCATTGAGCGCGCCGTGGGGCCGGCACTTTTGTCCCGCGTAGAGGGCCCAGCCCGTGTGGGCTTTGAGGCTGAATACATCTCAGTCAGCGAGCGTGAGGCTTTGGAAAAGGCGCTGCCGGAGGGGGTTACGCTGGTCCCCATTACCGGTGTCATCGAAGACATTCGAATCATCAAGGACGCGACCGAGCTGGAAAAGCTCACAGATATCGCCGAGCTGGCGACCAAGGCGCTGGTGGGCATGCTTGAGGCTGGCGAATTGGCTGCCGGCCGCACCGAGCGCGAGGTGGCGGCGGATCTGGAATTCCGCATGCGTATCGCCGGAGCCGATCGCCCGAGCTTCGACACTATTGTGGCCTCCGGTCCAAATTCCGCGCTTCCGCACTATCAGGCGGGCGACCGCGTCCTCGAAGATGGAGACTTGGTCACCATTGATTTTGGCGCCCACCGGGCAGGCTTTAATTCCGATATGACTCGCACCTTCGTTATCGGGACACCGGGCGAGTTTGCCTCTGAGATCTATCAGATCGTCAAACGCGCGCAGGAAGCGGGCGTTAGGGCTTCGGTCCCGGGGGCCCGGCTGGCTGACGTAGACAAGGCCTGCCGCGACGTGATTGAGGAGGCCGGCTACGGTCAATACTTTGTGCATTCCACCGGTCACGGCGTGGGACTCGAGGTCCACGAGCGTCCGGCTGCGGCGCGCAATGCACCCGGCCAGCTGGCTCCCGGAATGACCTTGACCATCGAGCCGGGTATTTATGTCCCAGGCAAGGGGGGCGTGCGTATCGAAGATACGCTCATCATTACTGAGGGCGCGCCAAAGATCATCACGAATTACACCAAGGAACTGGTGTCTTTCTAA
- the mltG gene encoding endolytic transglycosylase MltG gives MEPVYVKRRQRGLAVFIASIILIVGAVGYIAFQNLRGGDTQAGADYEGEGNGTVELVQVAEGSSMSQLGPGLVDKGIVKSDGAFQTAAANNPDAAAIQPGFYRLQQEMSAESAVAALLNPDNKVDMLDVPGGLTLTDVNVVGGDVRYGVFSLINQVTCNDGECVEVADLENVAATVDPVELGAPEWAVDAVRARGNDPKRLEGLIAPGQYVLDPNMSAQEILTDLITRSTQRYNETDIVNRAQAIGLSPYELLVAASLVEREAPAGDFDKVARVILNRLEEPMRLEFDSTVNYGLPDVELATTDEDRATVTPWNTYAKDGLPDTPIASPSDEAIAAMENPADGEWLFFVTVAADGRTVFTNTYEEHLRYVDEALNSGILDTQR, from the coding sequence ATGGAGCCTGTGTACGTCAAGCGCCGCCAGCGCGGATTGGCGGTCTTCATCGCCTCCATCATCCTGATTGTTGGCGCGGTGGGGTATATCGCTTTCCAGAACCTGCGGGGCGGCGACACGCAAGCAGGTGCCGATTATGAAGGCGAGGGCAACGGGACCGTGGAACTGGTGCAGGTTGCTGAAGGCTCTTCGATGTCCCAATTGGGGCCCGGCCTGGTCGATAAAGGAATCGTAAAATCTGACGGCGCCTTCCAAACGGCGGCGGCTAACAACCCTGACGCGGCCGCGATTCAGCCTGGTTTCTACCGCCTCCAGCAGGAAATGAGCGCCGAATCAGCCGTGGCCGCCTTGCTTAACCCAGACAATAAGGTCGACATGCTGGACGTTCCCGGGGGGCTTACGCTCACGGACGTCAATGTAGTGGGCGGCGACGTGCGCTATGGTGTCTTCTCCCTTATTAACCAGGTGACGTGCAACGATGGGGAGTGCGTTGAGGTAGCCGATCTGGAAAATGTGGCGGCCACCGTCGACCCGGTAGAACTGGGTGCACCGGAGTGGGCCGTGGATGCGGTCCGCGCTCGTGGCAATGACCCTAAGCGGTTGGAGGGGCTGATTGCCCCTGGCCAGTACGTGCTGGACCCAAACATGAGCGCGCAGGAAATCCTTACGGATCTCATCACGCGTTCCACGCAGCGATACAACGAGACGGATATCGTGAACCGGGCCCAGGCTATTGGGCTTTCTCCCTACGAATTGCTTGTTGCGGCTTCTTTGGTTGAGCGTGAGGCGCCCGCGGGGGATTTTGACAAGGTTGCTCGGGTTATCCTCAACCGCCTCGAAGAGCCCATGCGTTTGGAGTTTGACTCCACCGTGAACTATGGCCTGCCTGACGTGGAGTTGGCTACTACCGACGAGGATCGCGCCACGGTAACGCCGTGGAATACCTATGCTAAGGATGGCCTGCCCGATACCCCAATCGCCTCGCCGTCCGATGAGGCAATCGCTGCCATGGAAAACCCGGCGGATGGAGAATGGCTGTTCTTCGTCACCGTCGCTGCCGATGGACGTACCGTGTTCACCAACACTTACGAGGAACACCTCCGCTACGTCGATGAGGCTCTCAACTCGGGCATCCTCGATACCCAACGCTAG
- a CDS encoding TspO/MBR family protein, with translation MQNKTEILTATAAAVGASAAAGSVATKTDSLWYLTRRKPAFQPPAWLFPVAWTALYVDIAAVTGTTLVELKEQGKEEEFKRLAGALGLNLALNTGWCFLFFRGKKPALATAEAAALAASSADLVRRCVEVKPKRGWWLAPYAAWTGFATVLTGAIWLKNRKK, from the coding sequence ATGCAGAACAAGACAGAAATACTCACCGCCACGGCCGCGGCCGTGGGTGCTAGCGCCGCCGCTGGATCCGTTGCCACGAAGACGGATTCCTTGTGGTATCTCACCCGTAGGAAGCCTGCTTTCCAGCCTCCCGCATGGCTGTTTCCGGTCGCATGGACCGCGCTATACGTAGACATTGCGGCGGTAACCGGGACCACCCTGGTAGAGCTGAAGGAACAGGGCAAGGAAGAGGAATTTAAGCGGCTGGCAGGAGCCTTGGGCCTGAACCTTGCTCTGAATACCGGTTGGTGTTTCCTCTTTTTCCGGGGCAAGAAACCGGCGTTGGCTACCGCTGAGGCAGCGGCTCTCGCGGCTTCAAGCGCGGACCTAGTGCGCCGATGCGTGGAGGTTAAGCCCAAACGCGGCTGGTGGCTGGCCCCATACGCCGCATGGACGGGCTTTGCCACCGTTTTGACTGGGGCCATCTGGTTGAAGAACCGCAAGAAGTAA
- the aroC gene encoding chorismate synthase: protein MLRWTTAGESHGQALIAMIEHMPAGVPVTQKDIAYQLARRRLGYGRGARMKFEADELTLLSGIRHGYTLGSPIAIMIGNTEWPKWTTIMSPDPLDWEDEETAKAMASGRGAALTRPRPGHADFAGMVKFGHDEARPILERSSARETAARVAAATVARNFLREVLGVEVFSHVVSIGASEPYAGPTPDFSDLDRIDESPVRACDKAAEDSMIAEIEAAKKQGDTLGGVVEVVVEGLPVGLGSHTSGEDRLDAQLAAAVMGIQAIKGVEIGDGFKEARRRGSEAHDEMVRSEDGVARLTNRAGGVEGGMTNGQPLIVRAAMKPISTVPRALKTVDMVSGKPATAIHQRSDVCAVPAAGVVAEAMVALVLARAVLEKFGGDNIEETKRNIAAYKEYVAQRLAFADAAEEE, encoded by the coding sequence ATGCTTCGTTGGACCACTGCAGGAGAATCCCACGGCCAGGCGCTCATAGCAATGATTGAGCACATGCCAGCGGGGGTTCCCGTCACCCAAAAAGACATTGCTTACCAGCTTGCCCGCCGCCGCCTTGGATACGGGCGTGGCGCGCGCATGAAGTTTGAGGCCGATGAGCTAACCCTGCTTTCCGGAATCCGTCATGGATACACGCTAGGTAGCCCTATCGCCATCATGATCGGCAACACCGAGTGGCCAAAGTGGACCACTATCATGTCCCCGGATCCCCTGGATTGGGAAGATGAGGAAACCGCTAAAGCCATGGCCTCCGGCCGCGGCGCAGCCCTTACCCGTCCGCGCCCTGGTCACGCGGATTTTGCGGGTATGGTGAAGTTTGGCCACGATGAGGCCCGCCCGATCCTGGAACGGTCCTCCGCCCGGGAGACCGCCGCTCGGGTTGCCGCGGCTACGGTCGCCCGCAACTTCCTGCGTGAGGTCCTGGGCGTCGAGGTCTTCTCGCACGTCGTTTCCATTGGGGCCTCTGAGCCTTATGCGGGCCCAACCCCCGATTTTTCGGATCTCGACCGGATTGATGAATCCCCGGTGCGAGCCTGCGATAAGGCCGCAGAGGATTCCATGATCGCTGAAATCGAGGCTGCCAAGAAGCAGGGGGACACCCTCGGTGGCGTAGTCGAGGTTGTGGTCGAGGGCCTTCCAGTCGGTTTGGGCTCCCACACCTCGGGCGAGGACCGCCTGGACGCCCAGTTGGCGGCCGCCGTCATGGGAATCCAAGCCATCAAGGGGGTTGAGATCGGTGACGGCTTCAAAGAGGCCCGCCGCCGCGGCAGTGAAGCCCACGATGAAATGGTTCGCTCCGAAGACGGTGTTGCTCGCCTTACGAATCGCGCCGGCGGCGTAGAGGGCGGCATGACCAATGGTCAGCCCCTGATTGTCCGTGCCGCTATGAAACCAATTTCCACGGTCCCACGCGCGCTGAAGACCGTTGATATGGTCTCAGGCAAGCCGGCCACCGCCATCCACCAGCGTTCCGACGTGTGTGCGGTTCCCGCCGCAGGCGTTGTAGCCGAAGCCATGGTCGCCTTGGTACTGGCGCGTGCCGTGCTCGAGAAGTTCGGTGGGGATAACATTGAAGAAACTAAGCGCAACATTGCTGCTTACAAGGAGTACGTAGCGCAGCGTTTGGCTTTCGCGGACGCTGCTGAGGAGGAATAG
- the efp gene encoding elongation factor P, with amino-acid sequence MADTTAFKNGLVLKIDNKLQQIVEFQHVKPGKGPAFVRTKLKDVVTGKVTDKTWNAGAKVETATVDRRDMTYLYNDGTNYVCMDDKDFEQVELSEDKFGDAAKFLLENMRVQVSFHEGEALFAELPINVDLTISHTEPGLQGDRSNGGTKPATLETGAEIQVPLFIETGNVVKVDTRNGSYLSRVNN; translated from the coding sequence GTGGCTGATACCACCGCATTCAAGAACGGTCTTGTACTGAAGATCGATAACAAGCTGCAGCAGATCGTTGAGTTCCAGCACGTGAAGCCGGGTAAGGGCCCAGCCTTCGTGCGTACTAAGCTCAAGGACGTTGTTACCGGCAAAGTAACTGACAAGACCTGGAATGCAGGCGCCAAGGTAGAGACCGCTACCGTTGACCGCCGCGACATGACCTACCTCTACAACGACGGTACGAACTACGTCTGCATGGATGACAAGGACTTCGAGCAGGTAGAGCTGTCCGAGGACAAGTTCGGTGACGCCGCAAAGTTCCTCCTCGAAAACATGCGCGTCCAGGTTTCTTTCCACGAGGGTGAGGCCCTGTTCGCCGAGCTGCCGATCAACGTCGATCTGACCATCTCCCACACCGAGCCTGGCCTGCAGGGTGACCGCTCCAACGGCGGCACCAAGCCTGCAACCCTGGAAACCGGCGCGGAGATCCAGGTCCCACTGTTCATTGAGACCGGTAACGTCGTAAAGGTTGACACCCGCAACGGTTCTTACCTGTCCCGCGTGAACAACTAG
- the ruvX gene encoding Holliday junction resolvase RuvX, which translates to MAKVQPDAPGVDDPGPGRRIGIDVGTVRIGVASSDRDARLATPVETIQRETGFKDPDKGDIDRLLQLIEDYQAVEIVVGLPRDLQGNGSKSVKHAKEIAFRIRRRLNQNVIFGNNPPPVRMADERLTTVAATAALRASGVSERKGRSVIDQAAAVEILQSWLDARANALSSREG; encoded by the coding sequence ATGGCGAAGGTACAACCTGACGCCCCGGGCGTGGATGATCCAGGCCCGGGCCGCCGTATAGGAATTGACGTAGGCACCGTCCGGATTGGGGTAGCATCCTCGGACCGGGATGCGCGCCTGGCCACCCCCGTGGAAACGATTCAACGTGAGACCGGCTTCAAGGATCCCGACAAGGGTGATATTGACCGGTTGCTGCAGCTCATCGAGGATTATCAGGCCGTTGAGATTGTGGTGGGATTGCCTCGAGACCTGCAGGGTAATGGGTCTAAGAGCGTGAAGCATGCCAAGGAAATTGCGTTTCGCATTCGCAGGCGGCTTAATCAAAATGTAATCTTTGGTAATAATCCACCACCTGTACGCATGGCGGATGAACGCTTGACTACCGTCGCGGCTACGGCAGCCCTGAGGGCTTCCGGGGTTAGCGAGAGGAAGGGTCGTTCAGTTATCGACCAAGCGGCAGCGGTGGAAATCTTGCAATCGTGGTTAGACGCCCGTGCCAATGCACTATCTAGCCGCGAGGGCTAA
- a CDS encoding prepilin peptidase — translation MGEFSWSISVLAGVAIAAWIAMLCWWDVKFRRLPDSLTVPPAVGLLIAGVLIQPMALWGLVWPATYLFTAANGGGLGGGDIKLAVPLGIACAWCNGVVAVFVAMCAASLITAAILSALRIRDCPHGPSMFGGALISVLSCVVA, via the coding sequence GTGGGGGAATTTTCCTGGTCAATTTCCGTGTTAGCGGGCGTAGCTATTGCGGCATGGATTGCGATGCTGTGCTGGTGGGATGTGAAATTTAGACGCCTGCCGGACTCGCTGACCGTTCCGCCTGCCGTGGGGCTGCTAATTGCCGGTGTCCTTATCCAGCCCATGGCGTTGTGGGGCCTAGTCTGGCCGGCGACGTACCTATTTACCGCGGCCAACGGCGGTGGGCTGGGTGGTGGAGACATCAAGTTGGCGGTACCGCTTGGAATAGCCTGCGCGTGGTGCAACGGCGTCGTGGCCGTGTTTGTCGCTATGTGTGCTGCCTCGTTAATAACCGCGGCGATACTTAGCGCCTTAAGGATACGGGATTGCCCGCACGGCCCCAGCATGTTTGGCGGCGCGCTGATTTCCGTGCTGAGCTGCGTCGTTGCTTAA